In Limosilactobacillus sp. WILCCON 0051, a single window of DNA contains:
- a CDS encoding DUF554 domain-containing protein: MIGIWANVGAVVVGTAIGCFFKQFLQKKYIETLWIALGFAALGVGLQSVISNMPKSNYPVLFIISLAVGIPLGTYWQLDDRSNHWLSTRFSSKLGEGVATASFLDCIGALGILGPVVAATNGNQTMLYTNAMLTLVCGIIFGTGFGWGMLLETPIVLVWFGGIYLIAKFLSASFFSNAFVVEESIVGGFLIAASGFSLLKIKEFKTLDMLPSLLGPLLFFLFKNIF, encoded by the coding sequence ATGATCGGAATCTGGGCCAACGTTGGCGCGGTAGTTGTCGGTACTGCAATCGGCTGTTTTTTTAAGCAGTTCTTACAGAAAAAATACATTGAGACCCTCTGGATAGCATTAGGCTTTGCTGCTCTTGGTGTTGGACTGCAGTCGGTCATCAGCAACATGCCCAAAAGCAACTACCCGGTCCTTTTTATCATCAGCCTGGCAGTCGGAATCCCGCTAGGCACCTATTGGCAACTGGATGACCGTTCCAACCACTGGCTCAGCACGCGTTTTTCCTCTAAGCTTGGCGAAGGCGTGGCCACGGCAAGCTTTTTGGACTGCATTGGTGCTTTAGGGATCTTAGGACCAGTCGTTGCCGCAACCAATGGCAATCAGACGATGCTTTATACCAACGCCATGCTGACGCTGGTCTGTGGCATTATTTTTGGGACCGGCTTTGGCTGGGGGATGCTTTTGGAAACGCCGATCGTTTTAGTCTGGTTTGGCGGCATCTATTTAATTGCCAAGTTTCTGTCCGCCAGTTTCTTTTCCAATGCCTTCGTGGTTGAAGAATCAATCGTCGGTGGTTTTCTGATTGCCGCGTCTGGCTTCTCGCTGTTAAAAATCAAGGAGTTCAAGACGCTAGACATGCTGCCGTCTTTATTGGGACCGCTGTTGTTCTTTTTGTTTAAAAACATCTTTTAG